TAAGGAAGGACTAAACATTAAATTACGTTGGAATTCGATTAGGATGCTTAGCTAGCCTAGTTTTAAACCAACAGGAGTACACGAATTATTGAATCTATGATTGAACAGGTATTATCAGCAACAAACCTTTATAAAGCAACACGCCAAGTGGAGCGCAATAAAGGAGCGAACGGCGTAGATGGTATGAAAACAACGGCACTTTCGGCATACATATTGGAAAACCGTTCGCTTATATTATCTACAATTCGCACAAATAGCTATGTGCCAAATTCAATTTTAGGAGTAACCATTCCAAAAGGACCGGGTAAAACCCGATTATTAGGAATACCAACAGTAGTAGATAGGTGGCTACAACAGGCGGTAAGTCAACAATTAATGGTTCATTTTGAATATGATTTTGAACCTGTTAGTTATGGATTTCGCCCACAAAAGAACATCCAAAAAGCAGTATTACAAGCACAAGGCTACATCAATGATGGTTACCAAGATATTGTAGATATTGATTTACAAGGGTTCTTTGATGAAGTAGACCACTGTATCTTACTTCAACTTATTTACCGCAAAGTAAAATGTCCAACCACCTTGCGATTAATCCGAAAATGGTTAAGAGCGCCCATCTTAATAGATGGAACACTCAAAAAGCGCAGAAAAGGGATCCCTCAAGGTAGTCCCATTAGTCCCTTATTATCTAACATTATGTTAGATGTTTTGGACAAAGAAATGAAAAGCATGGGCTTGCGCTATGTTCGCTACGCAGACGACTTTAGTGTTTACGCAAAAAGTAAAAGCGAGGCAAAAACTATAGGAAATAAACTGTTTATCTTTTTAAGAGATAGACTTAAACTACCTATAAATAAAGCCAAAAGCGGCATTCGCAGACCTGTAAACTTTGAGTTACTTGGGCATGGATTTGTACCCGTTTATAAAAAGGGTATAAAAGGACAATATGCACTAGTGGTAACCAAGAAAGGTTGGGCAAAGTTTAAACGTAACTTGAAAAGTATCACCAAGAAAACCAAACCCATGTCGTTATTCGAACGTCTGGATCGGCTTAATCAAGTCTGTCGAGGCTGGATGAATAATTACCGCTTAACTAACATCTATGCAAAAGTTAAAAAGCTAGATGAATGGTTAAGAAATCGGTTACGCTATTGTATTTGGCACGATTGGAAAAAGCTAGAGAGGAAACGTAAAAATCTCATTCGATTAGGTATAGAAATCGGACAAGCCTATGCTTGGAGTCGCACCAGAATGGGAGGTTGGGCAGTCGCTCAAAGTCCTATTTTAAAGACGACTATTACAGTTTCTAGGCTTAAACGAAAAGGGTATAAACCTTTGTTAGATTACATTAATAATACGCAAACTTCAATTT
The genomic region above belongs to Mariniflexile litorale and contains:
- the ltrA gene encoding group II intron reverse transcriptase/maturase — translated: MIEQVLSATNLYKATRQVERNKGANGVDGMKTTALSAYILENRSLILSTIRTNSYVPNSILGVTIPKGPGKTRLLGIPTVVDRWLQQAVSQQLMVHFEYDFEPVSYGFRPQKNIQKAVLQAQGYINDGYQDIVDIDLQGFFDEVDHCILLQLIYRKVKCPTTLRLIRKWLRAPILIDGTLKKRRKGIPQGSPISPLLSNIMLDVLDKEMKSMGLRYVRYADDFSVYAKSKSEAKTIGNKLFIFLRDRLKLPINKAKSGIRRPVNFELLGHGFVPVYKKGIKGQYALVVTKKGWAKFKRNLKSITKKTKPMSLFERLDRLNQVCRGWMNNYRLTNIYAKVKKLDEWLRNRLRYCIWHDWKKLERKRKNLIRLGIEIGQAYAWSRTRMGGWAVAQSPILKTTITVSRLKRKGYKPLLDYINNTQTSIW